The following proteins are co-located in the Echinicola sp. 20G genome:
- a CDS encoding MmcQ/YjbR family DNA-binding protein, whose translation MDIVFFRDYCLRKPGVSEDTPFGPDTLVFKVGGKLFALIDIEKFESVNLKCDPERAVELREKYNGVIPGYHMNKKHWNTVAFGADLADAAILELVDHSYELVFQSLSKKVQNEITT comes from the coding sequence ATGGATATCGTTTTTTTTAGGGATTATTGTTTGAGAAAGCCAGGAGTGTCCGAGGATACTCCTTTTGGCCCCGATACACTTGTCTTTAAAGTTGGAGGAAAACTTTTTGCTTTGATTGATATTGAAAAATTCGAAAGTGTCAACCTTAAATGTGACCCTGAAAGGGCGGTAGAGTTGAGAGAGAAATATAATGGGGTCATTCCGGGGTATCACATGAATAAAAAACATTGGAATACAGTGGCTTTCGGCGCAGACTTAGCCGATGCAGCTATTCTCGAGCTCGTGGATCATTCCTATGAACTGGTTTTCCAGAGTCTTTCCAAAAAGGTTCAAAACGAAATTACCACATGA
- a CDS encoding ABC transporter ATP-binding protein, producing the protein MSFLKVSEVTKQYDEENIALEKFSLQISKGGVVSMVGESGSGKSSLLRIIAGLEVQNSGVVHLGDQKILNPKQKLVPGYDEIQLIHQEYKLYPNSTVEENIARPLLLYDKTYQKERVEELLTLLSLQEHRSKKPRQLSGGQQQKVAIGRALSIEPEVLLLDEPFSSLDAIQKRELIEELKLIFDELDVTVVFVTHEVDDALLMSEELLIIQKGKLVQQGNVREVFRKPKNEYVAKLFGNLNEIPGEKNTFIRPSDLEIGKSGAYKAKVDKQQYLLHYNLLTVELEGEKLKWKVEDTSRKYQVGDVLNLSFDPAYLIRFEE; encoded by the coding sequence ATGAGTTTTCTTAAGGTCAGTGAAGTCACCAAGCAATATGATGAGGAGAATATTGCCTTGGAAAAATTCAGCTTGCAAATCAGCAAAGGTGGAGTCGTTTCCATGGTGGGAGAAAGTGGTTCTGGTAAAAGCTCATTGTTGAGGATCATCGCCGGGCTGGAAGTCCAAAACTCTGGAGTGGTACACTTGGGTGACCAGAAGATCCTAAACCCTAAGCAAAAGCTTGTGCCCGGATATGATGAGATTCAGCTGATCCATCAGGAATATAAGTTGTATCCCAATTCAACCGTTGAAGAAAATATTGCCAGGCCTTTGCTGCTGTATGATAAAACCTATCAGAAAGAAAGGGTGGAGGAGCTGCTGACCCTTTTGTCGCTTCAGGAGCACCGTTCCAAAAAGCCAAGGCAGCTATCCGGCGGACAACAGCAGAAAGTGGCCATTGGAAGGGCTTTGAGTATTGAGCCAGAAGTGTTACTGTTGGATGAGCCCTTCAGTAGTTTGGATGCTATTCAGAAGCGTGAATTGATCGAGGAGTTGAAGCTGATCTTTGATGAGCTGGATGTGACGGTTGTCTTTGTTACACATGAGGTGGATGATGCACTTCTCATGAGCGAAGAGCTATTGATTATCCAAAAGGGAAAGTTAGTGCAGCAAGGCAATGTTCGCGAGGTTTTTAGGAAGCCCAAGAATGAATATGTGGCCAAGCTTTTTGGAAACCTGAATGAAATTCCTGGCGAGAAAAATACTTTTATCCGGCCTTCAGATTTGGAGATAGGAAAAAGTGGAGCTTATAAAGCTAAGGTCGATAAGCAGCAATACCTGCTTCATTATAATTTGTTGACTGTGGAGTTAGAAGGTGAAAAACTGAAGTGGAAGGTTGAAGATACCTCACGGAAATATCAAGTGGGAGATGTGCTGAACTTGAGCTTTGATCCAGCATATTTGATTCGATTTGAAGAATAA
- a CDS encoding DUF6728 family protein gives MASNKFKEFFQLGEVGNYFIRVFKKPDPNQKSNYNLRMMHGINKISILVFLAALIFWIVRRLM, from the coding sequence ATGGCCAGTAATAAATTCAAGGAGTTCTTTCAATTGGGTGAGGTAGGAAATTATTTTATTCGGGTTTTTAAAAAACCGGATCCTAACCAGAAAAGCAATTATAACCTGCGCATGATGCATGGGATCAACAAAATATCGATTTTGGTGTTTTTAGCGGCGTTGATTTTCTGGATTGTAAGAAGATTAATGTAG
- a CDS encoding SDR family oxidoreductase: MSKSILVTGGTKGIGKAIIQRFAQEGFDIFTCSRHQKDLEELTASIKKDFPTIKLYSKVADLSQKEEVNALAAAVKEKFVPDVLVNNAGVFLPGAIHEEPEGNFELMMQTNLYSAYYLTREFTGAMIERKSGHIFSMGSIAGLTAYANGGSYAISKWAMLGMTKCLRQELLPYGIKVTSVMPGATLTASWEGVDIPEERFMKASDVAESVWGAYNLSPQSVVEEIVIRPQLGDL, encoded by the coding sequence ATGTCCAAAAGTATTTTAGTGACAGGCGGAACCAAAGGCATTGGCAAGGCGATTATCCAACGTTTTGCCCAAGAAGGATTCGATATTTTTACCTGTTCCAGACACCAAAAAGACCTTGAGGAGTTGACAGCATCCATCAAAAAGGACTTTCCGACCATAAAATTATATTCCAAAGTAGCAGACCTTTCCCAGAAGGAGGAGGTCAATGCTTTAGCAGCGGCGGTAAAGGAAAAGTTTGTTCCAGATGTGTTAGTGAACAATGCGGGGGTATTTTTGCCAGGAGCCATTCATGAGGAGCCAGAAGGGAACTTTGAGTTGATGATGCAGACCAACCTGTACAGTGCCTATTACCTGACTAGGGAATTTACCGGTGCCATGATCGAAAGGAAATCCGGTCATATTTTCTCTATGGGCTCTATTGCAGGTTTGACCGCTTATGCAAATGGCGGAAGCTATGCAATCTCCAAATGGGCCATGCTGGGAATGACAAAGTGCTTGCGTCAGGAACTCTTGCCCTATGGGATCAAGGTGACTTCTGTGATGCCAGGAGCTACCCTAACTGCCAGTTGGGAAGGGGTGGACATCCCAGAGGAAAGGTTTATGAAAGCCAGTGATGTGGCGGAATCAGTTTGGGGAGCTTATAACCTTTCTCCCCAATCTGTTGTTGAAGAGATAGTGATAAGGCCTCAACTCGGGGATCTTTAA
- a CDS encoding PAS domain-containing sensor histidine kinase: MAAVLALNFFSGRSNSNLDELAIQQIETKIRDVAQEFDDDYIQLLMNNRPDKQVSFSTLNFDFKHPFYLYSDEGKLLYWSDNSMIPDFKDFRTGVNYRSYQLIDNQKGTYFSRVRTIPRNGQKYIMVQVYSLYDKVEIDNEYLHAGYNDNVFGNDRFILASDPINDYKQIQGENGTYYFSISLRSGYKPVGHSSNTTLLLFFFSLTGLVFILGGDFVMKLWKRGRRKLGLLYALFILVSVRAMMLVFHFPQDYFEVPLFDPSYYASSALNPSLGDLLLNVMASVIILAMIISLLGRREVIVVFAKVRKKYYEWFFYLLAYSLSTVFLFLFFKLFTNISNNSQWNLNILDVPTFDYFKVISIIILFLGGAAYLLFTIMSINLVFYQARAKRAYALKILILFSIPFLAVSAYFDFIYLVVFLAHFILLVAVITFELYDNVLKLQLNTFLTFFFGCLMGAVITGAASYQDFRKREIHSKEKVAEQVMMESDAMAEFLLSDVIDRLKDDLFIKNKMVDPSRSKEPIEQKIRKIYISNYFDQYDLKVMIYNVKGEDILNRESEEVLDDYRFRYMNSDYAISAVPGLYFVKGNEGIEGNKFYTFVPMFKNGNFIGTILLELIQRRIQSNSVFPKLLMDKKYMDDIQNESFDYAVFRDNILQFSVGAFNYRSPVVIGLLENDNLFSTGIFRNGYHHFGVRNQSKTILVSSPIYPYNYILADVSFFFISYIACTLFFIMVYALVTGVGKVKFNYATKLQFYLNFAFFVPMLVISAISIGLLSKSYLEDLHRQYFEKAEIIRDNLAQYMEEENQGTMDLDDFLAEVYVLASTTATDINVYLPSGMLMATSQPNIFEKKVLTKYLNPEAYAEVLEAQNNRIILEEQVGDLKYKTVYLALRDVGRQNILGIIAIPFFESEEELNVLIVDVFSTIINIFVAIFIVFLIVSFFMSKNLTDPFKLLTQKLKATNLEDNEPMFWPIKDEIGLLVNEYNNMLFKLEASRKVLAVNEKESAWREMAKQVAHEIKNPLTPMKLTLQHMLRLQAAGRLDDPEKLKMPINNMIHQVDTLSDIATSFSTFAKMPLPKNELMDFEVVVTKAVELFNNNEKAEVNFHDQVNANLKVMGDDKLFGRVISNLIINGIQAVEEDKKAVIDVVLTAESGWTRLEVKDNGRGIPEELREKIFIPNFSTKSEGSGLGLAIAKRGVETAGGNIWFETELEKGTSFFLAFPLANVPAHSSS, encoded by the coding sequence ATGGCAGCAGTGCTGGCATTGAATTTTTTTTCGGGTAGATCCAATTCTAATTTAGATGAGCTTGCTATTCAGCAAATAGAAACTAAAATCAGGGATGTGGCTCAAGAGTTTGATGATGATTACATTCAGCTCTTGATGAACAATAGACCTGATAAGCAAGTCTCTTTTTCAACCTTAAATTTCGATTTCAAGCATCCATTTTATCTATACAGTGACGAGGGCAAATTACTATACTGGTCAGATAATTCAATGATTCCAGATTTTAAGGATTTTAGAACTGGGGTAAATTATAGGTCTTATCAATTGATCGATAACCAAAAAGGTACTTATTTTTCTAGGGTAAGGACAATACCCCGAAATGGTCAAAAGTACATAATGGTCCAGGTATATTCGCTTTACGATAAAGTAGAGATAGATAATGAGTACTTACATGCAGGATACAATGACAATGTTTTTGGGAATGATCGGTTTATTTTAGCAAGTGATCCTATAAACGACTATAAACAGATTCAAGGTGAAAATGGAACATATTATTTTTCCATTTCATTACGCAGTGGATACAAGCCAGTAGGGCATAGCTCCAATACGACCTTGTTGTTGTTTTTCTTTTCCTTGACAGGCTTGGTGTTTATCCTAGGTGGTGATTTTGTGATGAAATTATGGAAGAGAGGTAGGAGAAAGCTAGGGCTTCTGTATGCTTTATTTATCTTGGTTAGCGTGAGGGCAATGATGTTGGTGTTTCACTTTCCCCAGGACTATTTTGAGGTGCCATTATTTGATCCTTCCTATTACGCTTCTTCAGCGCTCAACCCAAGCCTTGGTGACTTGTTGTTAAATGTGATGGCTTCGGTTATCATTTTAGCGATGATTATTAGCCTATTAGGTAGAAGAGAAGTGATAGTGGTATTCGCCAAGGTCAGGAAAAAATACTACGAGTGGTTCTTTTACTTATTGGCTTATTCGCTTTCAACAGTTTTTTTGTTTTTGTTTTTTAAGCTCTTTACCAATATTTCAAATAACTCCCAGTGGAACCTAAATATTCTTGATGTTCCTACTTTTGATTATTTCAAAGTCATCAGTATCATCATTTTGTTTTTGGGCGGTGCGGCATATTTACTTTTTACCATCATGTCCATCAATTTAGTTTTTTATCAGGCAAGGGCGAAGCGAGCTTATGCGCTAAAAATCCTGATATTGTTTTCTATACCATTTTTGGCTGTATCAGCTTATTTTGACTTTATCTACCTGGTGGTTTTTTTGGCTCATTTTATACTGTTAGTAGCTGTCATCACTTTTGAGCTTTATGACAATGTGCTGAAGTTACAGTTGAATACTTTCTTGACTTTTTTCTTTGGCTGTCTGATGGGAGCGGTGATTACCGGTGCAGCTTCTTATCAGGATTTTAGGAAAAGGGAAATACATTCCAAAGAAAAAGTAGCTGAGCAGGTTATGATGGAGAGTGATGCCATGGCCGAATTTCTGCTCAGTGACGTGATTGATAGACTAAAAGATGATCTGTTTATCAAAAACAAAATGGTTGATCCATCAAGATCCAAAGAACCCATTGAACAAAAGATCAGGAAGATTTATATATCCAACTACTTCGATCAATATGACTTGAAAGTGATGATATATAATGTGAAAGGTGAGGATATTCTTAATCGGGAAAGTGAAGAGGTATTGGATGATTACAGGTTCAGGTACATGAACAGTGATTATGCCATAAGTGCTGTTCCAGGCTTGTACTTTGTCAAAGGTAATGAGGGAATAGAGGGGAATAAATTTTACACCTTCGTGCCTATGTTTAAAAACGGGAATTTTATTGGGACTATTCTATTGGAACTTATCCAAAGAAGAATTCAGTCCAATAGTGTTTTTCCAAAACTTTTGATGGACAAAAAGTACATGGATGACATCCAAAATGAAAGCTTTGACTATGCTGTTTTTAGGGATAATATCTTGCAATTCAGTGTTGGAGCATTTAATTATCGAAGTCCAGTTGTGATCGGCTTATTGGAAAATGATAACCTTTTTTCTACAGGTATTTTCAGAAACGGATACCACCACTTTGGTGTAAGGAATCAATCTAAAACCATTTTGGTATCTAGTCCAATTTATCCTTACAATTATATTTTAGCGGATGTTTCCTTCTTTTTTATCAGTTACATTGCCTGTACGCTTTTCTTTATCATGGTCTATGCCTTGGTTACAGGAGTGGGGAAGGTGAAATTCAATTATGCCACTAAACTTCAGTTCTATCTTAATTTTGCCTTTTTTGTTCCTATGTTGGTCATCAGTGCGATTTCAATAGGACTATTGAGCAAGTCTTATTTGGAAGATCTGCACAGACAATATTTTGAAAAAGCAGAAATTATCAGAGATAATCTAGCCCAATATATGGAAGAGGAAAACCAAGGAACGATGGATTTAGATGATTTCTTAGCAGAGGTTTATGTTTTAGCGAGTACCACGGCAACTGATATCAATGTTTATCTACCCTCAGGAATGCTTATGGCTACCAGCCAGCCTAATATTTTTGAGAAAAAAGTGCTGACTAAGTACTTGAACCCAGAAGCTTATGCGGAAGTATTGGAGGCCCAAAACAATAGGATAATTTTAGAAGAGCAAGTGGGAGACTTAAAATACAAAACAGTTTACTTGGCCCTTCGGGATGTTGGACGACAAAATATTTTAGGAATTATTGCCATCCCATTCTTTGAATCCGAAGAGGAACTCAATGTGCTGATAGTAGACGTGTTCAGCACGATTATTAATATTTTTGTTGCGATTTTTATAGTGTTTTTGATAGTTTCGTTTTTCATGTCCAAGAATTTGACAGATCCATTTAAGCTGCTTACCCAAAAGTTAAAAGCTACAAATTTGGAAGACAATGAACCGATGTTTTGGCCAATCAAAGATGAGATCGGCTTGTTGGTTAATGAATACAATAACATGTTGTTTAAGTTGGAAGCGAGTCGAAAAGTGTTGGCCGTAAATGAAAAGGAATCAGCTTGGAGAGAAATGGCCAAGCAGGTAGCCCATGAGATCAAAAATCCATTGACGCCAATGAAACTCACCTTGCAACATATGTTGAGGTTGCAGGCCGCGGGACGTTTGGATGATCCTGAAAAGCTTAAAATGCCGATCAACAACATGATTCATCAGGTGGATACATTGAGTGATATTGCGACCTCTTTTTCGACATTTGCTAAAATGCCACTGCCTAAGAATGAGCTGATGGACTTTGAAGTGGTAGTGACAAAAGCTGTGGAGTTGTTCAATAACAACGAAAAGGCAGAAGTGAATTTTCATGATCAGGTGAATGCCAATTTGAAAGTGATGGGGGATGACAAGCTTTTTGGCCGAGTGATCTCCAATTTGATTATCAATGGCATTCAGGCTGTGGAAGAAGATAAAAAAGCGGTAATTGATGTAGTACTCACAGCGGAAAGTGGCTGGACCCGACTAGAGGTAAAAGATAATGGACGAGGTATCCCCGAGGAGCTTAGGGAAAAGATTTTTATACCAAACTTTAGCACCAAGAGCGAAGGCTCAGGTTTGGGACTGGCCATTGCCAAAAGAGGGGTTGAAACAGCGGGAGGCAATATTTGGTTTGAGACCGAGTTGGAGAAAGGCACTTCTTTCTTTTTGGCCTTTCCATTGGCCAATGTGCCAGCTCATTCGTCTTCTTAA
- the ispG gene encoding (E)-4-hydroxy-3-methylbut-2-enyl-diphosphate synthase produces the protein MEVKETIANTKYCNSLTSYSRRKTIPVKIGNVWVGGDNPIVVQSMTTKDTMDTEGSIAECIRMIQSGCELIRITAPSIKEAENLRNIKDGLAKQGYYVPLVADIHFTPNAAEIAAGIVEKVRINPGNYADKKKFEVIEHTDESYQEELERIRERFLPLIKICKEHGTAMRIGTNHGSLSDRIMSRYGDTPLGMVESALEFLRICEEENYHDIVISMKSSNTQVMVQAYRLLVQKLDEGGFKPYPLHLGVTEAGDGEDGRVKSAVGIGTLLEDGLGDTVRVSLTEDPEFEAPVARALIDRYTKRPGHEDIKAIEDYPLNPFEYNKRHSLEVYNFGGANVPRVITDISKVENITKKELKHVGHFYLPELDKWKMNDQGCDFVYSGSNPISFMLPNGLKEIVDWKFWMELSDQNNKFPAFTLEEFLATKNYHSELNILKLKDVEVVEAIGVLEGRKDVVIILHSDNKHNMPALRRAYISLINAGIQLPIVTEAGYKEQDADQTMLYAATDLGGLLIDGLGDGVMLGLEEKEQQDRKAMLETVKLHNSVSFGVLQAARTRMSKTEYISCPSCGRTLFDLQETTAMIRKRTDHLKGVKIGIMGCIVNGPGEMADADYGYVGSGKGKITLYKGKEVVKRSVPSENAVDELINIIREDGQWIEPEAVE, from the coding sequence ATGGAAGTCAAAGAGACCATAGCAAATACCAAGTATTGTAACAGCCTGACCAGTTACTCCAGAAGAAAGACGATTCCGGTAAAAATCGGCAATGTGTGGGTAGGAGGCGATAATCCGATTGTGGTTCAGTCGATGACCACCAAGGATACCATGGATACAGAAGGCTCGATAGCAGAGTGTATCCGCATGATCCAAAGTGGCTGTGAGCTGATCCGTATCACTGCGCCAAGTATCAAGGAAGCGGAGAATTTGCGGAATATCAAGGATGGTTTGGCAAAGCAAGGTTACTATGTGCCTTTGGTGGCGGACATTCACTTTACCCCCAATGCAGCAGAAATTGCTGCTGGAATTGTGGAGAAAGTAAGGATCAATCCGGGCAATTATGCGGACAAAAAGAAATTTGAGGTTATCGAACATACGGATGAGAGTTATCAGGAAGAGTTGGAAAGAATCCGTGAACGCTTTTTGCCTTTGATAAAGATTTGTAAGGAGCATGGTACCGCCATGAGGATTGGTACCAACCATGGTTCTTTGTCGGATAGGATTATGAGCCGTTATGGGGATACGCCGTTGGGTATGGTGGAATCTGCCTTGGAATTTCTGAGAATCTGTGAGGAGGAAAATTACCATGATATTGTCATTTCCATGAAATCTTCCAATACTCAGGTGATGGTGCAGGCCTACCGTTTATTGGTACAAAAGCTGGATGAAGGTGGCTTTAAACCGTACCCTTTACACCTCGGTGTGACTGAAGCGGGAGATGGTGAAGATGGCCGGGTCAAATCAGCTGTGGGCATAGGAACCTTGCTGGAAGATGGTCTCGGTGATACGGTGAGGGTTTCTTTGACAGAAGATCCGGAATTTGAAGCACCTGTTGCAAGGGCTTTGATCGATCGATATACCAAAAGGCCTGGTCATGAGGATATCAAAGCAATAGAGGACTATCCGCTAAACCCATTTGAATATAACAAAAGACATAGCTTAGAGGTCTATAATTTTGGTGGTGCCAATGTGCCAAGAGTGATTACAGATATTTCCAAAGTGGAGAATATCACCAAAAAGGAATTGAAGCATGTTGGGCACTTCTATTTGCCTGAGCTGGATAAATGGAAGATGAATGATCAGGGATGTGATTTTGTTTATTCCGGGAGCAACCCGATTTCTTTTATGTTGCCGAATGGTTTGAAGGAAATTGTGGATTGGAAGTTTTGGATGGAGTTATCAGACCAAAACAATAAGTTTCCAGCTTTCACTTTGGAAGAGTTTTTAGCGACAAAAAACTACCACTCAGAACTGAATATCCTAAAGCTAAAAGATGTAGAAGTAGTGGAGGCGATCGGAGTTTTGGAAGGTAGAAAGGATGTGGTGATCATCTTGCATAGTGATAACAAGCACAATATGCCTGCCTTAAGAAGAGCTTATATCTCTTTGATCAATGCGGGTATCCAACTGCCCATCGTCACGGAAGCAGGATACAAGGAGCAGGATGCAGACCAAACCATGCTTTACGCGGCGACAGATTTGGGAGGTTTGTTGATTGATGGCTTGGGTGATGGTGTGATGTTGGGATTGGAGGAAAAGGAGCAACAAGATAGAAAGGCCATGTTGGAGACGGTCAAACTCCATAACTCTGTCAGCTTTGGCGTCTTGCAGGCAGCCAGGACCAGAATGTCTAAGACAGAATATATTTCCTGTCCTTCCTGTGGTAGAACCCTCTTTGACCTACAAGAAACTACGGCCATGATCAGAAAGCGTACCGATCATTTGAAAGGGGTGAAAATTGGAATCATGGGTTGTATTGTCAATGGCCCTGGAGAAATGGCAGATGCCGATTATGGTTATGTGGGCTCTGGGAAAGGAAAAATAACCCTTTACAAAGGCAAAGAAGTGGTGAAGCGGTCTGTTCCTTCAGAAAATGCAGTGGACGAACTGATCAACATTATCCGTGAAGATGGTCAGTGGATCGAACCAGAAGCGGTGGAGTAG